The nucleotide sequence CTGTGTGTTACTTCAATGCCTTTTAAATCCTTATAGCTATCTTCATTTAATTGACTCATTGGCAACGTCGAGTAATTACTGACATCCCATTGTTGTGAGCGTGAAAAAACCATTAATGCTCTTTCAATTTTAGGTTTTGATATTTGCTCATAACCACAATCTTTATTTAGAAAAAGGTAGATAGCGGTTAAATCTGCCAAGTCTTCTGCTTGCGTGTAAGTTAACGCTTTTGTACTCGAAGAAAAGAGCATAGTAAAAGAAAGCGTTAGTGTGCAGAACAAGGCGAACATTTTTTTCATTAGGTGAGCTATTCCTTTGTGTGATGATTTAGCAAGTTTTGTTATTTGGCTTAATGTAGTTAAAAGTTTTGCAAAGACCTTCTTTTTTGTTGGGGTTTAAATTGACCTTCCAGTAAGGGGAAACTTTAGCATCAGTAATAGTTTACAAAGCTTTTTTATTCATCTTATTTCGATAAATACATAATAACTTGTTTTTATTCAAAGGAATATATTATGCAACGTCGCGAATTTTTAAAATTAGGCGCCACATTAAGTGCTGTAACATTATTACCAAGCTGGAGTCGTTTTGCGTTTGCTCAAAGTAACACGCCTTCATTGGCTATTCCACCTCAAATTACCCCAGATGCTCAACAAAAGATTGTTCTTAATATTCAACAAGGTGTTTCTCAATTTATTCCGACGGCAAGTACAACAACTTGGGGTTATAACGGCAGTTTATTAGGGCCTGCATTGAAATTGAAACGAGGTCAACCTGTCACTATCAATATCAATAACCAACTCCCCGAAACGACAACCGTTCACTGGCATGGGCTTGAAATTAGTGGCGAAGAAGATGGCGGCCCTCAAGCAGCGATTGCACCTGGGAAATCTCGCACAGTGACTTTTACACCAAACCAAGTTGAATCAACGTGTTGGTTCCACCCTCATACGCATGGTGTAACAGGTCAGCAAGTGGCTATGGGGTTAGGCGGATTAGTGATTATTGAAGATGATGAAACCGCAAACCGTAAATTACCTAATCGCTGGGGCGTTGATGATTTACCTGTTATTTTACAAGACAAACGTTTAGATAGTGATGGACAAATCGATTATCAACTCGATGTAATGAGTGCGACGATTGGCTGGTTCGGCGATATGATGTTGACCAATGGGGCGATCCAACCACAGCATATTGTGCCAAAAGGCTGGGTAAGATTACGATTCTTAAATGGATGTAATGCGCGTAGCTTAAATCTTGCCACTAGTGATGGCAGATCCATGTATGTGATCGCCAGTGATGGTGGATTATTAGCAGAACCTGTAAAAGTGACAGAACTCCCTATTTTAATGGGAGAGCGTTTTGAGGTTTTAGTGGATACCTCAGATGGTCGTGATTTTGATATTGTCACTTTACCTGTACGTCAAATGGGCATGGTGTTAGCACCGTTTGATAATGTATTACCTGTATTACGTTTATTACCGTCAGCAGAAAAAGCACAAGGTACTTTACCCGATCAATTAGCATTAATTCCGGCATTACCAACCCTCAGTAACATTGCAACTCGTACATTACATTTACGTATGGATATGCGTTTAGATATGCAAGGGATGATAGCATTAACAGAGCGTTATGGTGATAAAGCTTTAGCGGGTATTCATCATGGAATGAGTCATATGCGCCAAGGTAACGGCAATGGCATGATGGGCGGTGGAATGAATTGTGGTCATGGTAATGGGGATCTAGATATTTATAATGCTAATAGTATCAATGGTATTCCATTCTCAATGACTGAACCCGCATTTGATGTGAAACAGGGTATTTATGAACGTTGGGTTGTTTCTGGCCGTGGTGACATGATGTTACATCCATTCCATGTACATGGTACGCAATTCCGTATTTTATCTGAAAATGGTCGAGCACCAGAAAAACATCGCCAAGGCTGGAAAGATATCGTGAAAGTTGAAGGTCAATTTAGCGAAATTTTGGTGAAATTCGATCATTTAGCCACAAAAGCGCATCCATTTATGGCGCACTGTCATTTATTAGAGCATGAAGATACCGGTATGATGGCGGGTTTTACCGTTAGTAAATGATTTGTCGCTATAAAACTTATTAATATCAGTAAGATAAACCGACGAAAGGCATAAGATTAATATTTTGTGTCTTTATTTTCATTAAATCAGATCATCGCATGATGAAGGAAGTTCTGGTACAATCGTTTGCTTTCCCCGTTAACCCAATCGAAATAAATCATGAAACATATTGTTGATGTCATGATCTCTGAAGAAGAGATCAAACAGCGTATTGCTGAGCTAGGTCGTGAAATCACAGAACATTACCGCCCACGTCAAGAACAACACGATCTTGTCTTAATCGGCTTGTTAAAAGGTTCTTTTATTTTTATGGCAGATTTATGTCGTGAAATTAATGTGAACCATGAAGTCGATTTTATGACTGTATCAAGTTACGGTAATGGTATGACGTCAACGCGTGACGTTAAAATCATTAAAGATCTTGATGAAGATATTCGTGGTAAAGATGTTCTGATTGTTGAAGATATTATTGACTCAGGTAATACCTTAAATCGAGTTAAAGAGATTTTAAGCTTACGTGAGCCAGCTTCTATTTCTATCTGTACTTTATTGGATAAACCCTCTCGTCGTGAAGTTGATGTGCCAGTTGAGTGGATTGGTTACTCCATTGAAGATAAATTTGTTATCGGTTACGGCATCGATTATGCACAGCGTTATCGCCATCTGCCTTATATTGGGCATGTAACGTTATTAGATGAGTAATCAATTGACTTCAAATAGAAGTGAAAAAACCCGCTGAAAAGCGGGTTTTTTGTTGGTGTGCGGAGTGTATTAACGTGGATGGCTTAATTTTGCCATCGCTTGACGATAAGAAAGTTCAAGTTTTTCACGGCTATCCGAAGTGACATCAAGGTCGTGTAGCTCACCGTTATTTAACCCGTAAACCCAACCGTGGATCATCACTTTTTGTCCGCGTTTCCACGCTGCTTGCATAATGGTAGAGTGACCAAGGTTATACACTTGTTCGATAACGTTTAGCTCACAAAGTAGGTTTAATCTATCATGTGGTGCCAGTTCGCCTAACATGGAACTGTGCTTGTACCAAATATCGCGGATATGCAGTAACCAGTTATTGATAAGACCTAATTCAGTGCCTTCAATCGCTGCTTCAATACCACCACAACCATAGTGACCACAGACAATAATATGCTCAACTTGCAATACATCAACAGCATATTGGATCACTGAAAGGCAGTTTAAGTCAGTGTGGATGACTAGGTTTGCTACATTACGGTGAACAAATAAGTCCCCTGGTGCTGCGTTGATCAATTTTTCTGCTGGAACGCGGCTGTCAGAGCAACCAATCCATAAAAAGTGAGGTTTTTGACCTTTACAGAGATCTTTAAAAAACTGAGGATTTTCTTCAGTAACAGATTCTGACCATTGCTTGTTATTGGCTAACAGCTCTTCAATTTTTCTCATCATGACGTGACTGCCTGTAAATTCGGTTTCCCACCATTTGCGCTGACAGTACGCCAACACGAAATAGCTCTTGTGTTATTGTTGGATGCGAGAGATCCGTTAAGAAAGGGTATTTTTATACCATTACTTTTGAATTAATCAGAGGGCTTTTTAAAGCCAAGTGACAGATAATTGCTTGTATTTTTTCGCGTTCAAATAAGATAGATCTTTTTATAGCATTTGTTTAATGAATTTATCAATACATTCTTTGATGTAAATCAAATGTATAAAAAGATAACTGTTTGTTAAGCCTACTGTTGTATTATTCAAAAATAGACACTTATAAATATTATATAAATAAATCTAATGATTGTGATTATTGGTTTTATTTTTATACTGAAAGCATAAATGATAAAAAAATAAAGAGCATCATTGATTGGGGTAATGAATAGCGAGATAATATTCATCAGTAAACTTGAGAAACAAAGGCAATAATTTTATTGGTATCAATTAGGCTAAATGATTGCACTAAGGGATAAAGTTATTAAAACATCAGAATATCAGTAAGAAATAAAAGAACCTTGAGCCTTGATTGTTAATTTACATTCTCTTCAGGTCTTATTCTTTGTTATTAAAATAGTTAAAAAATATTTATTTATTCGTTTGTGTCATAAACCCTAAAACGGTTTATTTACGACCTTATTTTCTCTAGAATATCCTTATTCCATTTTGATCTTATTGAACTAAGCCTATTTTCTGAATTGAAGCGTGTGAGCAACGCGTAGCATTAGCAAGGTTTAGTTGAATAGCTATTTTCTGATTTCAGCTCAGTCAATGCTGAATAATGCAGTTGATAAAAGGTAATTCCCACTTATGACGTATGCATTGGAGTTAACGGAGTTAACGAAAACTTATCACAATGGCGTAAAAGCGCTAAAAGGTATTAACCTCACCGTTGAGGCTGGCGATTTCTATGCTTTATTAGGTCCTAATGGTGCGGGTAAATCGACCACGATTGGTATTATTAGCTCTTTAGTCAATAAGAGTAGCGGCAAAGTAAAAGTGTTTGGTTATGACACCGATACCGATATGGTAAATGCAAAACGCCAGTTAGGATTAGTGCCACAAGAATTCAATTTCAACCCTTTTGAAACCGTATTACAAATTGTTCTCAACCAAGCGGGTTATTATGGCGTGCCTCGTAAATTAGCACTAGAACGTGCCGAAATTTACTTAACTCCGTTAGATTTGTGGGAAAAACGGGATGATAGAGCGCGTTTTTTATCAGGAGGGATGAAGCGTCGTTTGATGATTGCGCGTGCGTTAATGCATCAACCGAAATTGCTTATTCTTGATGAACCTACCGCGGGGGTTGATATTGAATTACGTCGCTCAATGTGGACGTTTTTAAAACAATTAAATGCTGAAGGTACCACTATTATTTTAACGACTCACTATTTAGAAGAAGCAGAAATGCTGTGTCGGAATATTGGTATTATTCAACGTGGCGAGCTGGTTGAAAATACCAGTATGAAAGGTTTATTAAGTAAATTAGAGTCTGAAACATTTATTTTAGACTTAGCACCTAAAAGCCCATTACCTGAATTACAAAATTATCAATATCGCTTGGTTGATACATCGACTTTAGAAGTCGATGTTAAAAGAGAACAAGGATTAAACAGTGTTTTTGCTCAACTTAATGCACAAGGTATTCAAGTGTTAAGTATGAGAAATAAAGCCAATCGTCTTGAAGAATTATTTGTTCATTTAGTGAATGAAGATCATACAGTAGAAGGAGAGAGGGAATGATTCAGCTGTATTGGGTAGCCCTCAAAACAATTTGGATTAAAGAAGTTACCCGTTTTGGTCGTATTTGGGTGCAAACATTAATTCCACCAGTGATAACAATGTCTCTCTATTTTGTTATTTTCGGGAACCTAATTGGTAAACGAATTGGCGATATGGGTGGCGTAGATTATATGCAGTTTATTGTTCCTGGCCTGATTATGATGGCAGTAATAACAAACTCTTATGCCAATGTTTCCTCTTCCTTTTTTGGTGCTAAATTCCAACGTAGCATTGAAGAATTATTAGTTTCACCTGTTCCAACGCATGTTGTTATTGCAGGTTTTGTCGGTGGGGGTGTTGCTCGTGGTATTTGTGTTGGAGTATTAGTGACGGTAGTTTCACTCTTTTTTGTACCATTGGAAATACACTCTTGGACAATGGTAGTCGTGACATTACTGATGACCTCAATTGTATTTTCACTCGCGGGGTTATTAAATGCGATTTTTGCGAAAACCTTTGATGATATTAGTATTATTCCAACTTTTGTTTTAACACCATTAACCTATTTAGGCGGTGTGTTTTACTCACTGTCACTCTTGCCTGAATTCTGGCAAGGGGTATCTAAATTAAACCCGATTGTTTATATGATAAGTGGTTTCCGTTATGGTTTTCTGGGAATTACCGATGTCTCTTTAACAGTGACGATTAGCGTACTGTGTCTTTTTATTGCTGTGTTTTATGTTATTGCATGGTATTTAATTGAAAAAGGTCGTGGTTTAAGAAGCTAATCAAAAAGACACGATCGATAGTTATAAAGTTTGAAATCGGTATCTTAATTAGAGATACCGATTTTTTTTAGCTATTTTTTCAGCATAAATGTTAATTTTTATTTAAATAATGACTTCACTATTAACAAAATGGTTTTTCTTGTTTAGTATACTAAACACTTTAATGGGGATGGAAAGGAAAGGAAATGACAACGGCAAGCCAAACAGGCAAAGCACCTGAGGCAATCTCTCGTAATAAACTTTTATGTATTGCAGGCATGGGATGGACTTTTGATGCAATGGATGTGGGACTATTGGCCTTTTTACTCACAGCATTAAAAGAAGATTGGGGATTAACCGCATCGCAATTGGGTTGGATTGGTAGTGTAAACTCAATTGGTATGGCAGTCGGCGCTTTTGTATTTGGCATTATGGCGGATAGAAAAGGGCGAAAGCCTGTTTTCATCTTCACATTGCTATTGTTTAGCTTAGGTTGTGGATTAACGGCATTAGCAAGCTCTTTAATGGTCGTGCTTGTTTTACGCTTTTTTATTGGTATGGGATTAGGTGGGGAATTACCCGTTGCTTCAACACTGGTCAGTGAAAGTGTTGAAACCCATGAACGAGGTCGTATTGTTGTTTTACTCGAAAGTTTTTGGGCAGTAGGTTGGCTAATTGCGGCTCTGATTGCGTATTTTATCATTCCTGATTATGGCTGGCGTATGGCTATGCTATTAAGCGCATTACCTGCGGTATATGCCCTTTATCTACGTTCAAAATTACCTGAGTCTGTATCTCCTCACACTTCACAGAAAAAAACACGTTTATCAATTCGCCAATCAATGGCATTAATTTGGTCACCTCAATATCGTCGTTCAACATTAATGTTGTGGATATTATGGTTTTGTGTGGTCTTCTCTTATTACGGTATTTTCTTGTGGTTGCCTAGTGTCGCTATGTTAAAAGGCTTTAGTTTAATTAAGAGCTTTCAATATGTGCTTATTATGACATTAGCGCAGTTACCCGGTTATTTTACGGCGGCTTGGCTCATTGAGCGCTATGGGCGAAAGTTTGTTTTAGTGACTTATTTAGCTGGAACGGCGATCAGCGCATATTATTTTAGTGTGGCTGATTCTACCGCGACACTGCTTATTTTCGGGATGTTGTTATCGTTCTTTAATTTGGGAGCTTGGGGCGCTTTATATGCTTATACGCCAGAACAATATCCCGATGGAATTCGAACAACGGGTGCAGGAACAGCAACCGCAATAGGGCGTATTGGCGGAATATTAGGGCCTTTAATGGTGGGATATTTGGTTCAATATCAATTTAAAATAAGCTCAATATTTCTGATTTTCAGTTTTTCGATTGTAATTGGAATATTAGCGGTGATGTTATTGGGGCAAGAGACAAAAAATAAGCCACTTAACTCAATTTAGTCATGCTTTGTGCGACTAAAAATATAGAATTTTTCTTTCTTGTAATATGATAGCAGTTAAGATTTTTATGAGAAAAAGG is from Proteus columbae and encodes:
- a CDS encoding YacC family pilotin-like protein, which produces MKKMFALFCTLTLSFTMLFSSSTKALTYTQAEDLADLTAIYLFLNKDCGYEQISKPKIERALMVFSRSQQWDVSNYSTLPMSQLNEDSYKDLKGIEVTHSKKCQLLANKSLSLLNY
- the cueO gene encoding multicopper oxidase CueO, which encodes MQRREFLKLGATLSAVTLLPSWSRFAFAQSNTPSLAIPPQITPDAQQKIVLNIQQGVSQFIPTASTTTWGYNGSLLGPALKLKRGQPVTININNQLPETTTVHWHGLEISGEEDGGPQAAIAPGKSRTVTFTPNQVESTCWFHPHTHGVTGQQVAMGLGGLVIIEDDETANRKLPNRWGVDDLPVILQDKRLDSDGQIDYQLDVMSATIGWFGDMMLTNGAIQPQHIVPKGWVRLRFLNGCNARSLNLATSDGRSMYVIASDGGLLAEPVKVTELPILMGERFEVLVDTSDGRDFDIVTLPVRQMGMVLAPFDNVLPVLRLLPSAEKAQGTLPDQLALIPALPTLSNIATRTLHLRMDMRLDMQGMIALTERYGDKALAGIHHGMSHMRQGNGNGMMGGGMNCGHGNGDLDIYNANSINGIPFSMTEPAFDVKQGIYERWVVSGRGDMMLHPFHVHGTQFRILSENGRAPEKHRQGWKDIVKVEGQFSEILVKFDHLATKAHPFMAHCHLLEHEDTGMMAGFTVSK
- the hpt gene encoding hypoxanthine phosphoribosyltransferase; translation: MKHIVDVMISEEEIKQRIAELGREITEHYRPRQEQHDLVLIGLLKGSFIFMADLCREINVNHEVDFMTVSSYGNGMTSTRDVKIIKDLDEDIRGKDVLIVEDIIDSGNTLNRVKEILSLREPASISICTLLDKPSRREVDVPVEWIGYSIEDKFVIGYGIDYAQRYRHLPYIGHVTLLDE
- the can gene encoding carbonate dehydratase; translated protein: MMRKIEELLANNKQWSESVTEENPQFFKDLCKGQKPHFLWIGCSDSRVPAEKLINAAPGDLFVHRNVANLVIHTDLNCLSVIQYAVDVLQVEHIIVCGHYGCGGIEAAIEGTELGLINNWLLHIRDIWYKHSSMLGELAPHDRLNLLCELNVIEQVYNLGHSTIMQAAWKRGQKVMIHGWVYGLNNGELHDLDVTSDSREKLELSYRQAMAKLSHPR
- a CDS encoding ABC transporter ATP-binding protein, translated to MTYALELTELTKTYHNGVKALKGINLTVEAGDFYALLGPNGAGKSTTIGIISSLVNKSSGKVKVFGYDTDTDMVNAKRQLGLVPQEFNFNPFETVLQIVLNQAGYYGVPRKLALERAEIYLTPLDLWEKRDDRARFLSGGMKRRLMIARALMHQPKLLILDEPTAGVDIELRRSMWTFLKQLNAEGTTIILTTHYLEEAEMLCRNIGIIQRGELVENTSMKGLLSKLESETFILDLAPKSPLPELQNYQYRLVDTSTLEVDVKREQGLNSVFAQLNAQGIQVLSMRNKANRLEELFVHLVNEDHTVEGERE
- a CDS encoding ABC transporter permease; the protein is MIQLYWVALKTIWIKEVTRFGRIWVQTLIPPVITMSLYFVIFGNLIGKRIGDMGGVDYMQFIVPGLIMMAVITNSYANVSSSFFGAKFQRSIEELLVSPVPTHVVIAGFVGGGVARGICVGVLVTVVSLFFVPLEIHSWTMVVVTLLMTSIVFSLAGLLNAIFAKTFDDISIIPTFVLTPLTYLGGVFYSLSLLPEFWQGVSKLNPIVYMISGFRYGFLGITDVSLTVTISVLCLFIAVFYVIAWYLIEKGRGLRS
- a CDS encoding MFS transporter, whose translation is MTTASQTGKAPEAISRNKLLCIAGMGWTFDAMDVGLLAFLLTALKEDWGLTASQLGWIGSVNSIGMAVGAFVFGIMADRKGRKPVFIFTLLLFSLGCGLTALASSLMVVLVLRFFIGMGLGGELPVASTLVSESVETHERGRIVVLLESFWAVGWLIAALIAYFIIPDYGWRMAMLLSALPAVYALYLRSKLPESVSPHTSQKKTRLSIRQSMALIWSPQYRRSTLMLWILWFCVVFSYYGIFLWLPSVAMLKGFSLIKSFQYVLIMTLAQLPGYFTAAWLIERYGRKFVLVTYLAGTAISAYYFSVADSTATLLIFGMLLSFFNLGAWGALYAYTPEQYPDGIRTTGAGTATAIGRIGGILGPLMVGYLVQYQFKISSIFLIFSFSIVIGILAVMLLGQETKNKPLNSI